From the Wolbachia endosymbiont of Encarsia formosa genome, the window TCAAATACAGTTGAAGCTTTACCTCAGATTATTAAAATACTAAAAAAATGGGGTTATGAGCTTGTTACCTTAAGTGATTGGGAAAAGAGGATTTGTGATGTAGTGAAAGCTAGAAATATGCCAATAAAAGGAGAAAGAGTGCATTCTAAAGGAATTCTATGTGGACAAAAAACAAGGTCTTCAACCGTAGGTCATTCATATTAGGTGGTATTCAGCTTACTATTTCTGCTATCTTTAGTTATAGGTTGTACACTTTACAAGTACGAGATAGACAAAAATACGAAGTGCTATCTAATAATAATAGGACAAAAGTTGTTACTATTATGCCTAAACGAGGCAGGATTTTGGATAGGAATAGCGTTGAACTCGCAGTAAACAAAATTTCGTATATTGTTTTATTTGATGGGCAAAAAACCTTTACTAGGGAAGTTGATTTGCAGATGTTATCAGAAATTAAACCTGATGCAACAAAATCATCAGATACAAAAATAACTGCTCTTTATAAACGTTATTACCCGTTTGGTTCGATATGTTCTCATATAATCGGATATACAAAAAGACAGCAAGACATAAATGAAGCAGGGGTTAGTGGAATTGAATATACATATGATCATATATTAAAAGGTAAGACCGGAAAATCTGAGCAGGAAATAAATTCTAAGAAGCGTATCATGAGAGAGTTATCTAGCATACCGCAACAAGACGGACAAGATATACAGCTGACAATTAATATTGGTTTACAGAAGAAAATTGCAGAGATATTTAAAGACCACCAAGGTTCCACAGTGGTAATTGATGTAAATAACGGAGAAATTTTAGCATTATATAATTCACCTTCTTACGATAATAATCTTTTCACTAGCAGATTATCAAATGAAACTTGGAAAAATTTAAACAATCCTTCATTACCGCTTGTAAACCGTGCATTATCATATCAAATTCCACCTGGTTCAATATTTAAAATAATAGATGCGCTTGCAGGTTTAAAAGATGGAATAATAACACCAGAAGAAAAGTTCTCGTGTAGGGGCTATATGAAAATAGGTGAACGAAAATTTCGTTGCCTAAAAAGCAAAGTCCATGGATATGTATCTTTAAACGAGGCAATGTCCTTCTCATGCAACACTTACTTTTATAATATAGGAAAAAAAATAAACGTAGATTCTCTACTAGAAATGTCTAGCAAATTTGGTATAGGAAGTGGACCATTAATTGGAATGTTTAAGGAAGAAGCTCCGGGATTGTTGCCTGACATGAATTGGCGTGCACGCAAGCTATATTCAGAGTGGTATTTAGGTGATACCATTAACTTAGTTATAGGACAAGGGTATTTACTTACAACGCCATTACAGCTTGCGGTTCTTGCAGCGAGGGTTGCAACAGGAAAGGAGGTAATTCCCCACATTGAGATGAGTAAATCAGGGCAAGACTTTCTTGATATTGATGTGAATCATGAGCATCTTAGTGTGGTTCGAAAAGCTATGTTTGACGTGGTGAATTCTAACTATAGAAAAGGACTAGGCAGTATACAAATTGCTGGCAAAACCGGTACACCAGAGATAAACTCTAAAGGTGAAAGTCATAAATTGTTTATCGCTTATGGCCCCTACCATGATCCGCGCTATGCAATCTCAGTGTTTATAGAACATGGTAAAACTCCACGCCAAGATGTTGCAATTGCTAGTGAGATATTGCAATATATGCTTGAAAAATGAACTTATGAAATTGCCATATATGTTACTTGTAATTTATATATTCAAATCAGAGCTTTGAGGTTAAAAAAAAGAAACGAAAATTGCATAAACCTTTTCAATTTAGTGCTTTAATGTTTCTGATGAAGGGAAGGTATTATCCTTATTTTCTATGGAGCTAGACACACTAATTTCGTTATTATCATCAATTGAAGTAATAGGGTACATCAAAGCAACTTTTATAACTTCATCAATATTCTCAGCAAAAATTACATTGATTTCTTCTTTTATATTTGCAGGAATCTCTTGCATATCTTTCTCATTTTCACTTGGTATAATCACAGTTTTGATTGATCCTCTTAGCGCAGCAAGCAATTTTTCTCTCAAACCCCCAATAGCCAACACTCTACCACGCAATGTTACTTCACCTGTCATAGCAACACTTTTGTTAACTGGTATATTTGTCATAAGAGAAACAATAGATGTACACACTGCACTGCCAGCAGAGGGACCATCTTTTGGCACAGCACCCTCAGGTACATGCAAATGTATATCATTATTTTTAAATTTTTCGGGTTTTATACCGAAAAATAAACAATTTGATCGCACATAACTATACGCAGCTTTTATAGACTCTTGCATAACCTCTCCAAGCTTTCCTGTGTATTTTATTTCCCCCTTGCCCGGAATTAGGACTGACTCTATCATTAAAATATCACCACCTGTTTCAGTATAGGCGAGACCAGTTACTACCCCTACCAAACTCTCATTTTCTGCAATGCCAAAGGTATACTTACGTACCCCTAGGTAATCTTGTAAATTACCAACCTCTACGGATATTTTCTTATTTTTATCAGTTAATATTGCTTTAACTGCTTTTCTCATGAGCTTTGCAAGTTCCCTTTCCATGCTTCGCACGCCGCTCTCACGTGTATATAAACGTATCAACTCGTATAATGCTTCATTAGTTATTTTCCACTCCTTCTGATGCAAACCATGCTCTTTTTTTAATTTTGGAATAAGGTGATGCGTAGCAATACTGATCTTCTCATCTTCGCTATATCCAGATAATTGTATAATTTCCATCCTATCACGCAAAGGATGTGGCAAATTTAAGCTGTTTGCCGTAGCTACAAACATTACACTTGAAAGATCAAATTCAACTTCCAAGTAATGATCAGTAAAGTGTTTATTGTGCTCAGTATCCAAAACCTCAAGTAATGCAGATGCAGGATCACCACGCGAATCAGAACCCATCTTATCTATTTCATCAAGCAGAAAAAGCGGGTTGCATGAATTAGCTTTTTTCATGTGTTGAATGATTTTACCAGGCATTGAGCCAATATAAGTTTTTCTGTGTCCTCGTATTTCAGACTCATCACGTATACCACCAAGAGATATGCGAACAAAATCTCTTCCTACTGCTTTTGCCATAGACTTAGCTAAAGAAGTTTTACCAACACCAGGTGGTCCAACTAAGCAAAGTATAGGACCCTTTATCTCTTTTACTCTCTTTAATACTGCTAAAAATTCTATTATTCTATCTTTTACTTTCTCTATGCCATAATGATTTTCATCTAAGATTTTTTTAGCCGCATTTAAGTTAATTTTTGCATCTTTGTACTTTCCCCATGGCAAATCAAGCAACCAATGCAAGTAACTAGATATAACTGTTGCTTCAGGAGAAATGGGATTCATTTTCTTATATCTCTTTAAGTCAGTTATGGCTTTCTTTTTTGCTTCCTCAGAAAGCTTTGTTTCATTTATCTTTTTTTCAAATTCATTGAGTATATTACCTTCATCTCCATTTTCAAACTCACCTAATTCTTTCTGTATAGCTTTTAATTGCTCATTAAGGTAGTAAACTTTTTGAGTACTTTCAACCTGTGATTTAATTGTCTTATACAAGCGGTTTTGTGCACTCAAAATACTTATTTCTCTCTCAATAAGAGCAAAAACTTTTTTTAAACGCTCTTTTGGGTTATAAACTTCAAGTATGTTTTGCTTATCTGATACCTTTATATTTAAGTGCGAAGCTATCATACCTACAATTTGATTAACCTCTTTAACTTGATCAATGGGGTCAATAATAATCTCGGGTCGACTTTTCTTGCTTAGTTTACACCAATTGTCGAATGCATCTATAACAGAACGCCTTAAAGCTTCTAAATCAATATTATCTTCATT encodes:
- a CDS encoding penicillin-binding transpeptidase domain-containing protein, yielding MWTKNKVFNRRSFILGGIQLTISAIFSYRLYTLQVRDRQKYEVLSNNNRTKVVTIMPKRGRILDRNSVELAVNKISYIVLFDGQKTFTREVDLQMLSEIKPDATKSSDTKITALYKRYYPFGSICSHIIGYTKRQQDINEAGVSGIEYTYDHILKGKTGKSEQEINSKKRIMRELSSIPQQDGQDIQLTINIGLQKKIAEIFKDHQGSTVVIDVNNGEILALYNSPSYDNNLFTSRLSNETWKNLNNPSLPLVNRALSYQIPPGSIFKIIDALAGLKDGIITPEEKFSCRGYMKIGERKFRCLKSKVHGYVSLNEAMSFSCNTYFYNIGKKINVDSLLEMSSKFGIGSGPLIGMFKEEAPGLLPDMNWRARKLYSEWYLGDTINLVIGQGYLLTTPLQLAVLAARVATGKEVIPHIEMSKSGQDFLDIDVNHEHLSVVRKAMFDVVNSNYRKGLGSIQIAGKTGTPEINSKGESHKLFIAYGPYHDPRYAISVFIEHGKTPRQDVAIASEILQYMLEK
- the lon gene encoding endopeptidase La — its product is MSIGRAVNFNSTVLPVLPLRDVVIFPNIMLPLFVGREKSVHALEYAISSSSHQNEIFLIAQKDGSIDNPEPENLYEVGVLANIIQPLIKLPDNAVKVMIHGVRRGRVIEYISSHTLLQARVELDGHYEYGENEDNIDLEALRRSVIDAFDNWCKLSKKSRPEIIIDPIDQVKEVNQIVGMIASHLNIKVSDKQNILEVYNPKERLKKVFALIEREISILSAQNRLYKTIKSQVESTQKVYYLNEQLKAIQKELGEFENGDEGNILNEFEKKINETKLSEEAKKKAITDLKRYKKMNPISPEATVISSYLHWLLDLPWGKYKDAKINLNAAKKILDENHYGIEKVKDRIIEFLAVLKRVKEIKGPILCLVGPPGVGKTSLAKSMAKAVGRDFVRISLGGIRDESEIRGHRKTYIGSMPGKIIQHMKKANSCNPLFLLDEIDKMGSDSRGDPASALLEVLDTEHNKHFTDHYLEVEFDLSSVMFVATANSLNLPHPLRDRMEIIQLSGYSEDEKISIATHHLIPKLKKEHGLHQKEWKITNEALYELIRLYTRESGVRSMERELAKLMRKAVKAILTDKNKKISVEVGNLQDYLGVRKYTFGIAENESLVGVVTGLAYTETGGDILMIESVLIPGKGEIKYTGKLGEVMQESIKAAYSYVRSNCLFFGIKPEKFKNNDIHLHVPEGAVPKDGPSAGSAVCTSIVSLMTNIPVNKSVAMTGEVTLRGRVLAIGGLREKLLAALRGSIKTVIIPSENEKDMQEIPANIKEEINVIFAENIDEVIKVALMYPITSIDDNNEISVSSSIENKDNTFPSSETLKH